One Aegilops tauschii subsp. strangulata cultivar AL8/78 chromosome 2, Aet v6.0, whole genome shotgun sequence genomic window, AATTATCTAACATGGTTGACCATTTCTTCCACAATTTTAGTGTGAAGTCACGGGAGTAGGATGCTTTTTCATCACGATGGTGAAGCCCACAATAAAGAAAGCAATGGGAAAACAAGAACATAAATGGATAAACTCGAGGGAGTACTCACCAGAGCATTAAAGTGAAATTCCACTCATTGTCGAACGATTTATTGGCCCAACAATTGACGACAACCAAGAGATCGCCATGGTCTGTGAGCTCTGCCATAAATGCAAATTGTTATTCTTGATCAAGGAAATCATACAGTTTGCCATAGAAAAAAAACATATGGTGGATGGTCTTTGAAATCCAACCATATCTTGACACATACTTCCCACTTGAAGATTATATTTAATCGGATCTGGATAAATCCATAATATGTACCAATACAGCAATATCTTGACTAACACATGCCAGATCTTTATGGATGCAACCAGATCAACCATACGTCAGATCTAGTCATATATTATGCTTGAATGCCTAGAATATAACTATACATCAATAACCAAACGATGATAGAATACATCTTGCAGTACCTTGAATTTGATGGGATACATATCCATCTAGAAGCTGCTGGTATGACAAATATTACATATCTCTACTTTGGTGGGAAGGATTTGGTTAGATCTAGCCAAATCTCACCTGATGAAACTGAATTCACCATGAGGGGGTGGTACATATTGCAGTATCGCGAATTCAATAGGGGTATGTGCTACTTTTGATATGTTGGGATTTCCCTGAAGAGGAAGGGTGATGTAGTGTCGAGCGAATTAGAATCTGATTGACAATAGATGTCTCTACTACTGAATATGTGCATGGAAGTTTGGGCATTATGTAAAACCAATTGTACAATGGTGTATAGGTCGTTTCTACTCGTGAGGCAAGTTCACACATCGGCGTACGCACACTGCCCTTCATGCCATGTTGTTTCATGATGACTTGTTTAGTGAAATGCTGCCATATATGCACCCAATGCATTCCAATTCTTTGGACCCGTGGAAAAAAAATTGAGAAATGCGATCTGGCTGGAAGATGGATGCGACATATTTGCAAAGAAGACCTCACACTTTATTGCAATCAACCGGCACCCCACCTTAGCTGTCGACTATTAAATCAATGTTTTTTTATTTCCTTCCAAACACAAAATGGCACATATGTTCTACATTATTCTTGTTTCAAAGATATTGTCAAGGCAAAGACATGACTCAAAACAGATACAAAATTAACCATCTGGTAGCAAATATAAATAAGTACACATATTTATTGATGGGAAAGGAGTGCGGGTTGATTTTAATAAAATAATAGAAGGCTCATTTTGCAGATATGCCACTATCCTTGCCCAACTGAGCTGTATCATACGTTGTTGAGCCTCCGGCGCTCCCATAATACAAGCCCATGTGGAGGAGCAGCTAGGGGGGTGGAGTGGGGGGTCTGCAAATTGGCCAGAGCTCCTTAGATGACCGGTATATCTAAGATCAAATGGACGAGATCGCTTTGGAGCATAGGAGCAAGGCTAACACCGAGCATCTAATATTTACCCTCTCCTAGCCCTATCATGTCCTTATATTTCCTATCCCATGGTTTAAATAGTGCATAAGTTAGGGAAGTGCCCAAAATAGGTTCTCCCTGCTTCATCCTAGCATTTTGGCTGGCCCTTGCATTGGATTGTGTTGGAATATTAGGAAAATTCATGATCAATTTCAGTAAATAATTCATAACTAGTAGAACAGAAAATAGCATGCAATAGTCTAGCATACTAGATGAACAAGAAAACATGCACAACAACATCAAACATGAAATAGTAACTAAAAATAGAGACACAGACAAATCACGATCGACGTATTGTGCGTTAGTTGCTGCAGGAGCGAAGTTGTTGATGACGATGTTAGCAACGAGATCTGTTGCGAACGACGAAGGAGACAGCGATGAGTAGCACCATCCGACTTGGATGGAAGATGACCCGTGATGACGAACTCAAGCAGTCGCGACAACGCTTTCCAAAAACCTAgttcgtcctctcccggtgcagaATCGCAAGGACGAGCTGTTCTGGAGTTCTGCTCTCCGGCAAGCCAATGCACGCCAGCGTTCAGGGTGGAGTAGCCTACGATGGCGGTGCAAGTTGCAAGATGAGaaaaaaccctaggtgtttttcgaAGTGCCTTTGGTCATGGCCGGTACCAATATATATAATAGTACCAGAGGCGACATTGTGTCGCGATCACGATATCAAACCGACTTGGATTCTAAgtcgtatacttaccggacaagaaataATTAACTTATCTGCCAAGACATCAAAAAATAAAATGACAAAAGGAAGTTGCGCCCCTGCAAGGCAACAGACCGGATTTCGTCGGATCATTCACACGCATGTCGCATGCGCGCGCCATCCCGGCCTCGGCCTAAGCCCATGCCCTTGCCTTTGCCCGACAAGGTGAGCGAGCACGTGCGTGTGGTCTCCTATTTCTCTCCTCAACACACCACTTAAattggtggagagaacccactatacaAAGAGATCTCACACCTCCTCAACTttcggggtgggactaaactttagaaCGACCACTTGCTATTTTACACATGGGCCACTTTGAGATTTGAGAAATTCTTAATGGGCCAAGCAACAccccaccagatctcaaatacccatttaTTTCTAACATTCGCTTCTCCCACCGGTGTTAAGAACGATGGCGCGGTGCCCCACGACGGAATGTCTCATTGTGCTGATGCTACATTCAATAGAGCATTACAACAAGTCCCTATGTACAAGGATAACACCTCCTTGATAGCTGCACCACAACCCAAGACTCTCAATCCCCAACTTATTCAGAAATAATATCACAGTCTTTACTTCTTCATTGTGCTGCATGTTTGTtatcttctttttttgcgggtatCTAGTAGAAGCTGGCCACATGATACATCTGTTTCGGTCTAAGATTTGATCGAACGAAAATAACACAGGAGCAGTCTACCTCAATTATTCCCTAATTAGCCATAACACCTATATTGTACTCCCTCATTCCAAAATATAAGAGCTTTTTGACACTAGTGTCAAGCTCTCATCACCCCTGTCTGGGTCCTATCAATCTAAACTATGCGAAATGTATGCTGCAAGATTAATAATCTTGAACTCGGATATGTAGCCCGTTGGGAGCTACCACCCGGGGGAATCTCAAGATGGCGTTCCTGCCTTCCTCCTCCCATCTGCAAAATCAAGACCGAGTGAGAAATATTCGTTGTATGTAAATAATAATGCTTGAGTTGTTTTTCTTAGCAACTGAGTGTGGAGTCACAAAAGGAACAGACCTGTATCGAGTCACGAAATAGTGGAGGAAAGTCGCGATCTCAACCGTGCCCACCTCCTTCCCGGGGCACATCCGGCCGCCTCCTCCGAACATCATGAAATGTGGGTGCGATTCCGTGTTCTTCTCCTGTATATTTTTAGTGGGCAGCACAAGATTAGAACTTCCTCTATTGTGGTGGTATGTTTGAGTAGGTAGTAAAGATCATAATTGTCTGCTGTTTTGCTTACCAGCCATCTCCATGGGTTAAAGGTTGTCGGGTCAGGGTACATGAATGGATCGTAGTTTATCTCCCTTGTGTGAACATAGATTCTCCAGCCTTTTGGAATGACATGCCCTAAAAGAAATTGGTAATGCCGCATGAGAACAAACTTAATATTTACATAGAAAGTGCTGAAGTAGCAGGATAATTTGCAAGCATAACTCACCATTCATTTCTACATCCTGAGTAGTTTTCCTCATCAGCCCATTCACGACTGTGGCTAATCTTAGCGTCTCAAAGATGACCTGCATAGAAGTATCCATGGGTACATCATGATCATTCATACTCATAGTAAATCCTACCCTGACATCATTTTTGTGTGTGTTTGATCTTCTACATACAGCTCGAGTGAAGGCCATGGACTTGAAATCCTCGTAGTCGATGGCCTCCTCCGATGATTTCCCCTTCCTGATATCAAGATGCTCTCTCTGCATTCAGAAGTGAAAGATAATCATTAAACTCTAGAAGCACATGATCTTTTCTATAAAATCAAAATTGTTTTTTTGCCCGCAAGAACAATATCGATTTTCAGAGTATGTGTACATACCTTAAGATCTTGGAGAGCCCGTGGGTGGTCCGACAGGTACTTGACAGCCATCATCGAGGTCGTCGACATGGTCTCATATCCGGAGTAAATAAGGGTGATGATCAAGTCAATGATCTGCTCATCACTGAGCTTTTCCCTGGCCCCATCATCGCCACTTCTCAATAGAGCGTCCAGCATGTCATCGTGAGCTTGAATAGAAGACCTCCGCTCCACGATCATCTGCTCTAGCATGGACACGAGCTTCTTCCTCGCCTGCAAGCCCTGGTAATACCTAGTCCCTAGAAGGTTGATGGGCAAGGAGATGGTGCCGAGCACAAGGGTGTATAACTCTGTCTTGAGGGCATCAGAGAGCGGGCCAGCGGTGATGCCGGCGATTTGATTGAGTGCGGATAGCAAGGTCATCTGAAAGGGAAAGTCAGTCAGCTACAATATGAGCACATAAGATTATGTGACATGTGTTGCCATGCCCATGCAAGGAGATGCTTCTATGAAACTCTGCAACAACCACAAAAGTACCAAACGGGCAATGATGATGTCCCGAAATGTGATActatgtttttcttttcttttcaagGAGATAGTATAAAACTCAGCAACAACCACTTTGGATCCCCCCCCCCTTTGCTGAGTTACAAGTTTGAGTGTGTACCAATTTCTTATATGTCCCTAAGTGTGATATATCAAAACTGTGTGATAGTTCTGAGGTTGGTTACCCATTTTTTTCAGGGAAAAATAGTACGAAAAAGTGAGCATTTCTTTGGTGACTACTAACTAACCTCCTTGGTCTTTGCCTGGACGTCGACGACACAGCCGGACCATCCATCGAGGTGGGAGCGCATGAAGGCGTCGATCTTGGGAAGGAGGCTGGCGCGGATCGCGGCGGGGTGCACGAGGCCAAGCATGGCACCCCGCATGGCTCGGTGCAGCGGGCCGTGCACGGCGGCGATGTTGTTGCGGCCGAGGATGTCGAGCATGGACTGCGGGTAGCCTGGGACCAGGCCGCCGGACTCGCCCTGGAGCAGCATCCGGCGGTTGAGCTCGGGGTCCATGCACGCCACTGTGGGGCACCCCAGGATGTGCGTCCGGAAAAGCCTCCCGTATCTGCGGCAGCACATGGATTAATTCctcgtagtaatttaaaaaaaacttATAATACGCTAGTATAGTCCTCTGTCCTGAattacttgtcttagatttgtctagatacattTATCTaaacaaatctaagacaagtaatTTAATTTTAGGACGCAGGTAATATTATATATTCTTTTTGTTTCTTAATAGAAAGCATGCAAGCAAAGAGGTGAAGAGACATGTCCAAAAATACAACATCATGTCAACCATGCTAGCGAGCGGCAAGTTGATGGACTTACCTGAGCCCCTTCCGCTTCATGAAGCTCGGCCCCTCCTTGAGGAACTCGGTGGTCTCGCCGAACAGCGGCCACCCCATTGTCCCCGGCGGCAGGCGCACATTCCCCCTCCTGCCGTACCTCACCTCGTTCCACCTCAGCAGCAGGCCGACCATGCCGACCACAACactgatcagcaccaggaggagcGACATCTTCTCTCCTTTCTGCCTCCACTCCTCTATCTCTTGGACGCTCTCTTTTGGTTCAAGAGGCCGGGCAGAGCTGGTAGTCTCAGTCTCAGCAAGAAGTATTGTTTCGGTTGTGTGTGTACTGGAGGAGTTAGGCAGGGGTGGAGCCCgttttatatagggaggctgggAGGACAGACGCCACAACATTTGATACTCGGCGACTAAGAAGAGAATCACTTGTATAGATTGGAAATTAGCATCCATTTAATACTTGGCGATTAAGGAGAGAATTGCATGCATATAGGtaatctccatctccatctccactAATTTTAAAAGCAAGAGTTGGGTTGGATCCAAGCAATATCAGCCATTCAACCGTATTAACCTGGCTGTTCAGATTTGTCTATGTTGTATTGTTTTGTCGACACGAACTATGTATTAATCCTCTTCATTAATTCTCTGCATTCGACGAGAATAAGATTGTCCATAATGGAAGTATCAtaggtagtatcatgcatgccaactagccAATAGTGATGAGATGGCATaaaaataaatgaagaaagagagggttgagtatcatatcatgatattATATCATATTACATGATGTGTTACTATGTGTCATGCACGACAATAAATAAACTATTATATAATACCAATATATAATATGTAATATTAAAAACTACTATCATAAgtatgatactaatatatgatactcTTCATTACGATCAGCCTAATCGCCAAAAGAGGGCGCGCAGTCCTCAAGCACGGCCACAAGGAGAGAATCGTATGTAGATTGGTAATTAACATCCATTTAATACTCGGCGATTAAGGAGAGAATCACATGCAGTTTCATAATCTTCATCTCCATTGATATTAAAAGCATGAGCTGGGTTAGATCCATACAATATCAGTCCTTCAACCGTATAAATCTAGCGGCTCAGATTTGTATATGTTGTATTGTCAACACCAACAATACCTTAATCATCGCCATTAATTCTCAACATCTAATGAACCATATTCTTCCGATGATGTACTCCCTCTAATCACCAAAAGAGGGCGCACGATCCTCAGAGCAGCCATTAAAGAGAGAATCGCTTGCAAATTGGTAGTCATCAATCATTTAACACTCGGCGATTAAGACCAAATCGTATGCAGATTTGTAATTAGCATCCATTTAATACTCGGCGGTTAAGGAGAGAATCGCATGAAGATTGATATCTCCATCTCCACTATAATATTATTAACCGCATGAGTTGGGCTGGATCCAAACTATATCAGCCCTTCGATCGTATAAATCTAGCGGTCCAGGTTTGTCTAATGTTTTATTGTCAACAACAACAACGCCTTAATCATCACCATTGATCTTCTGCATCTGACGACCCATATTTACCCAATGATGTACCCCTCCAATCCCCAAAAGACGACCCATATTGTTATTGGAATAATGGTGTTGGATAGGCCCAACTTATAAATTACTGCGAGATCATATCGTTAATATGTTGTTGGTATTTTCATATCtatatatctatatctatatctatatttATATCTATATCTGTCGATATATATATCTATACTTATATACGTACGAGTACTAATTAGAGACTCCCAAATAACTCCTATGTTAATTAGAAAATATGAGCCGTTTATCTAGTGGGACCGAGTTATTACGGTGTGGATTAAGCCATGTAATCCGTCTATACTTATACGGAGTAATAATTAACGTTCAATCTGTAACTCTCCATGAAGAAATAACAATCCATCATACACGTAACTTCCCCTTTACAATTTATATTGTAGAGAACTAAAATAAGAAACTAATCATCTAAAAAAATAGAAACCAATCTAGTGTACTTCAAAAAAAAAACTAGAAACTGATCCTCTAGGAAACCAGAAACCAATCTAATCCTCTAGAAAAACCAGAACCCAATCTAGCGTACTCCaaaaaaactaaaactaatcctCTAGAAAAACCAGAAACCAAATTTTTTTTGCAGGGGTAAAGGGAGTTTTATTGCATAGACATAGAGTTATAGTCGAAAGGCCACAAGTCCTGAATACACGGTGGGATCGAGCCTAGCCACACAGCAGTTGCACGCTCAGATCGGCTATACTTTGCCAACCGATCGGCAACTCTATTTTGAAAGCAACTAACTTTTTGAGGAAGAAACTCTCTAGTACCTAGTAAGGCCTTGATCTCCAAGACTATCTGGCCATACGCCGAGCGGATAAGCGCGCCATTTGTTAAGCTGGACAGAGCTTCATAAGAATCCGATTGCACCACCACCGAAGGTCAAAGTGTTGTATCGACAATGCCATGCCTTGCATAATCACATGTAATTCTGCCTCCAGTGGATCATTGCAATGGAAGATGAAACGGTATGTTGCCAACAAGATCTCCCTCTTATCGTTCCTGATAACCATACCAGCAGAGGCCGAACCATCCTCCTGGCAGAAGGAGCCGTCGACCGATAGGGCCAGCTTACCCGACGCCGGGGCCAGCCAAGGAACTGTAGGACCCTTGTTCACCTGGGTTGTAGCATCACTGCCCGAAGAGGGCATCTTTCCTTTTAGAATTTCTTCCGTAGAGAAGCGCCCATCGAGCTTAATAGATTTATAGTAGCTATCCAAGTATCAACGATGGCTGGGACTGGGGGCGCATCCTTCCCATGTGACAACTCATTATGTATTTGCCAAATCTGCCAGATTAACATGATAAGCATATCACGAACATCAGCAGAGCACTTAGAGAGCAAAGTAATGAACCATTCCTTTCCATCCATAATGAGTAGATCATCTCCTGGAGTTGGCTATCTTCTTCGCATATTTACCCACAAAATTCTTGCCTGTGTACATGCAACCAAGGCATGAAACGAATCCTCCTCGACGCCGCATAGCGGACATGTTGATCTTGTCGACAAGTGTCTATATCTCTTGCCTTTCTGTGTTGCTAGCATCCCCGTAGCACACCTCCAGGCAGTAATCTTAATCTTTTGAGGTACCGCAGATTTCCAAACAAGATTCCAGAGGCCTCAATTCCCGTCCAGGCTGGTGCTAGAAGTACCATTGGCAAAGGTAGAATTATGAGCATAAGTAGCCAACTTATAGGCACTTCTCACCGTAAACAAGCCATTCTTTTCCGGAGCCCAAGCTAGGAAATCACACCTCTGGCGCGGCGAGGTTCTAATCTTCAAGATCTATTCAATATCCATTGGCCAAAAAAAATCACTTAGACGGTCATATCTCCATGCACCATTATCATCTAGGAAATCGGCTACCCGATGAAAACGACAATTCCCTTTTGGAGTAATTGGCCGGAATGAGAGAGGTCATGGGATCCAAGGGTCATACCAAGTGCGTATCCATGTACCATTTCCAACTCGCCAAATGACACCGTTCTTAACCAGTTCAAGACCATGCAGAATACCCTTCCAGACCTCAGAGCCATTACATGGAAAGAACGTATCGAATAGTTGGACAGAGGGGTAGTATTTTGCTTTCAGGAGGCGCGCACACAAGCTTTCCGGCATATCCAGAAGCATCCATGCTTGTTTGGCTAACAAGGCCTGGTTGAATGCCCTCATGTCCCTGAAacccatcccccccccccccatgggttTTGGGAGCCTCAGCTTGTCCCAACTCATCCAGGCCATTTTCTTCTTCCCATCCTCAACTCCCCACTAGTACTGACATATCATACGTGGTAGATCATCACAGACCGAGGCCGGGAGCTTGAAGACACTCATAACATAGGCCGGAATGGCCTGAGCAACCGACTTAATAAGAATCTCCTTATTCCCAGAGGACATATACTGCTCACTCCACTCAACGAGTATCTTCCTCAAACGTTCCTGTACAGTTTCGAACTATCCTTTATGCATCCGTCCCTTAGGGACCGGCATGCCCAAGTATTTGGGTTCAAACACCTCCTGAGTAATCTCCAGAACACTCTTAACTTCCTGCACCACATTAGGTTGGCAGTTATCTGAAAAAAGGATGGAACACTTGGACGGATTTATCAGTTGTCCCGTCGCCGTCGCAAATGTGTCCAACAAACCTTTCACCGAGGTTGCCTGTTGTTATGTCGCATGGAAAAACAGCAGCGAGTCATCCGCAAACAGGAGGTGAGAGACCTCCGGAGCACCCCTGCTTATTTTGATCCCTTTGAATCCATCTTCCCGTGTAGCCTTATTAATCAGCGAAGAGAGTGCATCAACTACAAAAAGGAAGAGGAAGGGGGGGGGACAAAGGGTCACCTTGACGTAGTCCCCTAGACGGGAAGAAGGGCTCCAATAATTTCCCATTAAATTTCACTGAATATTTCACCGAAGAGACACACACCATCACAGGTGAGATCCAATGCTGAGAGAAGCCCCACTTAGCTAGAGCCTTCTCTAAAAACTCCCAGTCCATGCGATCATAAGCCTTAGATAAATCAAGCTTGTACGCACATAAGCCTTAGATAAATCAAGCTTGTACGCACATAAGGCTGGAGAGTTATTCTTGACTGGCTGTATTTGGTGGATGCATTCAAAAGCAATGATTGAATTATCAGAAATAAGCCTCCCCGGAATGAATGCACTTTCATTCTCAGAAATGGGCTCGGTGAGGAGGGGCGGAAGTGTATTCACCAAGCACTTAGAAACAATTTTGTATATGAAATTACACAAGCTGATTGGACGGAAATCCTTAAGCTCCTTGGGATGAGGGACTTTAGGGATTAATACAATCATTGTTTTATTGACCCCATAAGGCATAACACCCGAAGAAAAGAATTCCTGCACTGCCGCAATAACTTCAACTTTTAGCAGCACCCAATTCCGTTGATAAAACCTAGCTGGAAACCCATCATAGCCCGGAGCCTTCATTGGTCTGATCTGGAAGAGGGCATTTGAAATCTCCTCCTCAGTGTAAGGTTTACATAACGACTCATTTATCTCCGCAGTGACCATAGGCGTGATACATTCAAGGACCGCAACAGGGGAGAGGGTTGGGTCCATCGTGAAAATCTCCTTAAAATAGGAGAGAGACATCCTTTCCATATCCGTAGGAGCATTGCACCAAGTGCCATCATTTTTATGTAGACGCTATATATAATTCCTCCGCGCATGCCAAACAGCTCTCCTGTGAAGATATTTGGTATTGCCTTCATCCTCTTTTAACCAAGTAATCCGTGAGCGCTGTAGCCAGAGCATCTCCTCTCTATACAGTAGCTCGTCAAGCTAATTCATCTTGGACCCGATAATAGTACGATCTGAACCCGCCAATTGTAGCTCTGTCAGTTGCGCTCGAAGCTGCTCAATCTCTTTCAACACATTGCCAAATTTTGTAGCACTCCACTGTCGGAGTTCCTTCATCAACTCCTTTAAGGAGGAGGCCACTGAACCCAAGCTGCATGCGGGCCGATGTTTATTCCAGGCACCGACGATCACGTCAGGGAGGGTAAGATATTGTTCCCACATTATTTCGTAGCGAGGGCTAGACGCCTGACGCTGCTGGTCCTGCATGCCCTCCATGTTAATCAGGAGGGGACAATGGTCCGAGCACGAGGTGGCCAGGTGGCCAACCCTTGCCAATGGGAACACGTCTCTCCATGCTTCATCCGCACACGCTCGGTCAAACGAACCTGAATGTTACGGTCTGCTGCTTGTCCATTATTGTATGTGAAAGGATTGCCCGAAAAGCCAAGGTCCTCTAGCTCGCAAACTTCCAAGCGTTCCCCAAATGCAGACATCTGAACTTCTGAACGCAATGCCCGTGATAGGTGCTCATGCTGCCACAATGCCTCATTGTAATCGCCACAAACCAGCCATGGCTCACGCGACATTGCTCGTAGCCTACAGAGGTGCTCCCACATGCGGTATCTGTTCTGTACccggggcaccccatagacaaagGTGCCCCTCCAAGCCATACCGGAGCCACCATCTACCACTCGAACATCGATAAACCGACTGCAAGATTCAAGAACTGTCACAGGCAGCGACTCATCCCAAAAGAGAGCTAAGCCGCTGCTTCTCCCATCACTACTTACCCCATGAAAGCCTTTCAAACCAAGTCTCCAACACTTCTTCTCCATTTTTGCAGCTTACCTAGTCTCACATAGGAAGACTAGTTTGGGGTTATTG contains:
- the LOC109777770 gene encoding cytochrome P450 85A1-like isoform X1; translation: MSLLLVLISVVVGMVGLLLRWNEVRYGRRGNVRLPPGTMGWPLFGETTEFLKEGPSFMKRKGLRYGRLFRTHILGCPTVACMDPELNRRMLLQGESGGLVPGYPQSMLDILGRNNIAAVHGPLHRAMRGAMLGLVHPAAIRASLLPKIDAFMRSHLDGWSGCVVDVQAKTKEMTLLSALNQIAGITAGPLSDALKTELYTLVLGTISLPINLLGTRYYQGLQARKKLVSMLEQMIVERRSSIQAHDDMLDALLRSGDDGAREKLSDEQIIDLIITLIYSGYETMSTTSMMAVKYLSDHPRALQDLKREHLDIRKGKSSEEAIDYEDFKSMAFTRAVCRRSNTHKNDVRVGFTMSMNDHDVPMDTSMQVIFETLRLATVVNGLMRKTTQDVEMNGHVIPKGWRIYVHTREINYDPFMYPDPTTFNPWRWLEKNTESHPHFMMFGGGGRMCPGKEVGTVEIATFLHYFVTRYRWEEEGRNAILRFPRVVAPNGLHIRVQDY
- the LOC109777770 gene encoding cytochrome P450 85A1-like isoform X2; the encoded protein is MSLLLVLISVVVGMVGLLLRWNEVRYGRRGNVRLPPGTMGWPLFGETTEFLKEGPSFMKRKGLRYGRLFRTHILGCPTVACMDPELNRRMLLQGESGGLVPGYPQSMLDILGRNNIAAVHGPLHRAMRGAMLGLVHPAAIRASLLPKIDAFMRSHLDGWSGCVVDVQAKTKEMTLLSALNQIAGITAGPLSDALKTELYTLVLGTISLPINLLGTRYYQGLQARKKLVSMLEQMIVERRSSIQAHDDMLDALLRSGDDGAREKLSDEQIIDLIITLIYSGYETMSTTSMMAVKYLSDHPRALQDLKREHLDIRKGKSSEEAIDYEDFKSMAFTRAVIFETLRLATVVNGLMRKTTQDVEMNGHVIPKGWRIYVHTREINYDPFMYPDPTTFNPWRWLEKNTESHPHFMMFGGGGRMCPGKEVGTVEIATFLHYFVTRYRWEEEGRNAILRFPRVVAPNGLHIRVQDY